In Paracoccus aerodenitrificans, the following are encoded in one genomic region:
- a CDS encoding amino acid ABC transporter ATP-binding protein, with product MSDPDAMQVDKARLPGMSEEIAIEISKMNKWYGDFHVLRDIDLTVRRGERIVIAGPSGSGKSTLIRCINRLEEHQSGSIVVDGIELTSDIKNIDKVRSEVGMVFQHFNLFPHLTVLENCTLAPIWVRKQPKRQAEATAMEYLEKVRIPEQAQKYPGQLSGGQQQRVAIARSLCMEPKIMLFDEPTSALDPEMIKEVLDTMIELAETGMTMLCVTHEMGFAQAVADQVIFMDQGQIVEQNTPTEFFNNPQSERTKLFLSQILGH from the coding sequence ATGTCCGATCCGGATGCAATGCAGGTCGATAAGGCAAGGCTGCCGGGTATGAGCGAGGAAATCGCCATCGAGATCAGCAAGATGAACAAGTGGTATGGCGATTTTCACGTGCTGCGCGATATCGACCTGACCGTCAGGCGCGGTGAGAGGATCGTGATCGCAGGCCCGTCAGGGTCGGGAAAATCGACCCTGATCCGCTGTATCAACCGGTTGGAGGAACATCAGTCCGGCAGCATCGTCGTGGACGGGATCGAGCTGACCAGTGACATCAAGAATATCGACAAGGTGCGGTCCGAGGTCGGGATGGTGTTTCAGCATTTCAACCTGTTCCCGCATCTGACCGTTCTGGAAAACTGCACGCTGGCCCCGATCTGGGTGCGCAAGCAGCCGAAGCGTCAGGCCGAGGCGACGGCGATGGAATATCTGGAAAAGGTCCGCATCCCCGAACAGGCGCAGAAATATCCCGGCCAGCTTTCGGGCGGTCAGCAGCAGCGCGTGGCGATCGCGCGGTCGCTGTGCATGGAGCCCAAGATCATGCTGTTCGACGAACCGACCTCGGCGCTTGATCCCGAGATGATCAAGGAAGTGCTCGATACCATGATCGAACTGGCCGAGACTGGCATGACCATGTTGTGCGTCACCCATGAGATGGGCTTTGCGCAGGCCGTCGCGGATCAGGTGATTTTCATGGATCAGGGCCAGATCGTCGAACAGAACACGCCGACCGAGTTTTTCAACAATCCGCAATCCGAGCGGACGAAATTGTTCCTCAGCCAGATCCTCGGACATTAA
- the crcB gene encoding fluoride efflux transporter CrcB — protein MNNFLQVAIGGAAGASARYAVNIAAMRMAGPGFPVGTLTVNIVGSFAMGLLAVLLAERGGQHLAPLLLTGILGGFTTFSAFSLDTLTLWERGQTGLAAGYVVASVLLSLAAIIAGLALGRAVFA, from the coding sequence ATGAACAATTTTCTGCAAGTGGCAATCGGGGGCGCAGCAGGTGCGTCGGCGCGATATGCTGTCAATATCGCTGCCATGCGCATGGCGGGTCCGGGGTTTCCGGTGGGGACGCTGACGGTGAATATCGTCGGTTCTTTCGCGATGGGATTACTGGCCGTTCTGCTGGCCGAACGTGGCGGGCAGCATCTTGCGCCGCTGCTGCTGACCGGCATTCTGGGCGGTTTCACCACGTTTTCCGCGTTCTCGCTGGACACGCTGACATTATGGGAGCGTGGTCAGACCGGGCTGGCAGCCGGATATGTCGTGGCCTCGGTGCTGTTGTCGCTGGCGGCGATCATTGCCGGTCTGGCTTTGGGCAGGGCGGTTTTCGCATGA
- a CDS encoding amino acid ABC transporter permease, with product MIDRASAGRQDPPFRLSMLIYDKRYRSLTFQVIVFILVMSLVWWLINNTITNLANLGKDIDFGFLFSRAGYDIPQQVIPYNSDDTHFRAALIGLLNTLLVSFLGCIAATIVGVTVGVLRLSNNWLFARLMTIYVEIFRNIPLLLWILIIFAVFTEITPAPRAYRGEEGIDLFLGMVAPTNRYTAIPAIIAARSPGALELGRIAIPWLAIIFIGLLVAAVMLRRAINARASRIQERTGQRPVTWPVNLALFVVPPIALWIIFGLYLEIPQLAGFNFSGGISVDNSFVALWLALTLYTGAFIAEIVRAGILSVSKGQSEAAFALGLRPNRTMNLVILPQALRVIVPPLISQYLNLTKNSSLAIAVGYMDLRGTLGGTTANQTGRELESILLMMLVYLAISLLISGAMNIYNSRVRLKER from the coding sequence ATGATCGACCGCGCATCGGCAGGCCGTCAGGATCCTCCGTTTCGGTTGAGTATGCTGATCTATGACAAGCGCTATCGCTCGCTGACATTTCAGGTCATCGTTTTCATTCTGGTCATGTCGCTGGTCTGGTGGCTGATCAATAATACGATCACCAATCTGGCGAATCTGGGCAAGGATATAGATTTCGGCTTTCTGTTCAGCCGCGCCGGATACGATATTCCGCAGCAGGTGATTCCCTATAACAGCGACGACACGCATTTCCGTGCAGCGCTGATCGGGCTTCTCAATACGCTGCTGGTCTCGTTTCTGGGCTGTATCGCCGCGACGATTGTCGGTGTGACGGTCGGCGTTCTGCGCCTGTCGAATAACTGGCTGTTTGCGCGGCTGATGACGATCTATGTCGAGATCTTCCGCAATATTCCGCTTCTGCTCTGGATCCTGATCATCTTTGCGGTCTTCACCGAGATCACACCCGCGCCACGCGCTTATCGGGGCGAAGAGGGTATAGATCTGTTCCTTGGCATGGTCGCGCCGACCAACCGCTACACGGCGATTCCGGCGATTATCGCGGCCCGGTCTCCGGGTGCGCTGGAGCTGGGGCGGATTGCGATTCCCTGGCTGGCGATCATCTTTATCGGGCTTCTCGTGGCAGCGGTCATGCTGCGAAGGGCGATCAATGCCCGCGCGTCGCGGATTCAGGAACGGACCGGGCAGCGTCCGGTGACATGGCCGGTCAATCTGGCGCTGTTCGTGGTGCCTCCGATTGCGCTGTGGATCATCTTCGGGCTGTATCTTGAGATCCCGCAGCTTGCCGGGTTCAATTTCTCGGGCGGGATCAGCGTCGATAACTCCTTTGTCGCGCTGTGGCTGGCGCTGACGCTTTATACCGGCGCTTTCATCGCCGAGATCGTCCGTGCCGGTATCCTGTCCGTCAGCAAAGGCCAGTCCGAGGCGGCGTTCGCGCTTGGCCTTCGCCCGAACCGGACGATGAATTTGGTCATTCTTCCGCAGGCCCTGCGGGTGATCGTGCCGCCGCTGATCTCGCAATATCTGAACCTGACGAAGAACAGTTCTTTGGCGATTGCGGTCGGTTATATGGATCTGCGCGGCACGCTTGGCGGGACGACCGCCAACCAGACCGGGAGAGAGCTGGAAAGCATCCTGCTGATGATGCTGGTGTATCTTGCCATCAGCCTGCTGATCTCGGGGGCGATGAATATCTATAACAGCCGCGTCCGGCTGAAGGAGCGGTGA
- a CDS encoding HAD-IA family hydrolase has protein sequence MKLVVFDVDGTLIDSQALIVGAMGAAFESVGMPPADRSRVLSIVGLSLPLAVGRLAPEAAGAQQEAIVSAYRQAFMTRRIEEEAPLYPGASDCLEALSHRDDVLLGIATGKSRRGLDAMLDHRDLRRFFVTLQTADNHPSKPHPEMLLSACDEAGIDPADALMIGDTEYDIEMAKAAGTAAIGVSWGYHPAETLSGYDVPVADDFPMLLSMIGDWAA, from the coding sequence ATGAAGCTTGTCGTGTTTGATGTGGACGGTACGCTGATCGACAGTCAGGCCCTGATCGTCGGGGCGATGGGAGCCGCGTTTGAATCGGTCGGAATGCCGCCGGCGGACCGCTCCCGGGTCCTGTCCATTGTCGGGCTGTCCTTGCCGCTTGCGGTCGGCAGGCTGGCCCCCGAGGCCGCGGGGGCGCAGCAAGAGGCGATTGTCTCGGCCTATCGGCAGGCCTTCATGACGCGCCGGATCGAGGAAGAGGCACCGCTTTATCCCGGCGCATCCGATTGCCTTGAGGCTCTATCCCACCGGGACGATGTTTTGCTGGGGATCGCGACGGGGAAATCGCGCCGCGGGCTGGATGCGATGCTGGATCATCGCGATCTGCGCCGTTTTTTTGTTACGCTTCAGACGGCGGATAATCACCCCTCCAAGCCGCATCCCGAAATGCTGCTTTCGGCCTGTGACGAGGCCGGGATCGATCCTGCCGATGCGCTGATGATCGGGGACACGGAATACGATATCGAAATGGCGAAAGCGGCGGGGACGGCGGCCATCGGCGTTTCGTGGGGCTATCATCCGGCTGAGACTCTGTCCGGTTACGATGTGCCTGTCGCGGATGATTTCCCGATGCTTCTGAGCATGATCGGAGACTGGGCCGCATGA
- a CDS encoding amino acid ABC transporter substrate-binding protein: MKRTVCFGAAVATLLSTGAGFADEGDTLAEVKGRDQLICGVNAGLVGFASPDANGNWTGFDIAICKAVAAAVLGDPTKVKYVPTTGQTRFTALASGEVDILSRNSTWTFSRDTDLNLDFAGINYYDGQGFMVPRSLGVSSAKELGGATICIQTGTTTELNLADYFRANNMEYQPVNIDSNAEGEQQYMAGACDAYTTDASGLAATRAAFANPDDHIILPEIISKEPLGPVVRHGDNNWGDIVRWTLYALIAAEEYGVTSANIDELASNSENPEVQRLLGTTGDLGAMIGLDADWAKRAIKASGNYGEIFAKTIGEETPIGLARGLNAQWTQGGLIYAMPFR; this comes from the coding sequence ATGAAGAGAACCGTCTGTTTCGGCGCAGCCGTTGCAACACTACTTTCGACCGGCGCGGGGTTTGCCGACGAAGGCGATACCTTGGCAGAGGTCAAAGGCCGCGATCAACTGATCTGCGGTGTGAATGCGGGGCTTGTCGGCTTTGCGTCGCCTGATGCGAACGGCAACTGGACCGGATTCGACATCGCCATCTGCAAGGCCGTTGCGGCTGCTGTCCTTGGCGATCCGACGAAGGTCAAATATGTGCCGACCACCGGGCAGACGCGGTTCACGGCTCTTGCCTCAGGTGAGGTCGATATCCTGTCGCGCAACTCGACCTGGACCTTCTCGCGCGATACCGACCTGAATCTGGATTTCGCCGGGATCAACTATTATGACGGGCAGGGCTTCATGGTCCCCCGGTCGCTTGGCGTTTCCTCGGCAAAGGAACTGGGCGGTGCGACGATCTGCATTCAGACCGGCACCACGACGGAACTGAATCTGGCCGATTATTTCCGCGCCAACAACATGGAATACCAGCCGGTCAATATCGACAGCAATGCTGAGGGTGAGCAGCAATATATGGCCGGGGCATGCGATGCCTATACGACCGATGCATCGGGTCTGGCGGCGACGCGCGCGGCTTTCGCCAATCCCGACGATCATATCATCCTGCCCGAGATCATCTCGAAGGAACCGCTTGGCCCGGTCGTCCGTCACGGCGACAATAACTGGGGCGATATCGTCCGCTGGACGCTCTATGCGCTGATCGCGGCCGAAGAATATGGCGTGACCTCGGCCAATATCGACGAGCTGGCCAGCAATTCCGAAAACCCCGAGGTTCAGCGCCTGCTGGGGACGACCGGCGATCTGGGTGCGATGATCGGGCTGGATGCCGACTGGGCGAAACGGGCGATCAAGGCGTCAGGCAATTACGGCGAGATCTTCGCCAAGACCATTGGCGAGGAAACTCCGATCGGTCTGGCTCGCGGGCTGAATGCGCAATGGACCCAGGGCGGTCTGATCTATGCGATGCCGTTCCGCTGA
- a CDS encoding ATP12 family chaperone protein, which produces MSEWKARRFWKSASVGQEGEGWRVTLDGRPVMTPGKHPLILPVRALAEAIAAEWDAQDDVIDPEAMPLTRAANSAIEKVSPQFGAVADMLAAYGGTDLLSYRADGAAELAARQATGWDPLLDWSARELDAPLAVTSGVMPVGQDPAALARLRERLDSLDPFELTALHDLVTLPGSLILGLAVFYGRLTAEEAFALSRIDEEYQAENWGHDDEAAEAAANRRIAMLNAERLLGLLRS; this is translated from the coding sequence ATGAGCGAGTGGAAGGCGCGACGTTTCTGGAAATCCGCAAGTGTCGGGCAAGAGGGTGAAGGCTGGCGCGTCACGCTTGACGGCAGGCCGGTGATGACGCCCGGCAAGCATCCTTTGATCCTGCCGGTCCGTGCTCTGGCCGAAGCGATTGCGGCGGAATGGGACGCGCAGGACGATGTGATCGACCCTGAAGCCATGCCGCTGACCCGCGCGGCGAATTCCGCCATCGAGAAAGTCTCGCCGCAATTCGGTGCGGTCGCCGATATGCTGGCGGCTTATGGCGGTACGGATCTGCTATCTTACCGTGCCGACGGCGCAGCCGAGCTTGCCGCCCGTCAGGCGACGGGATGGGATCCGCTGCTGGACTGGTCGGCGCGGGAACTGGATGCACCGCTTGCCGTGACCAGTGGAGTCATGCCGGTCGGACAGGACCCGGCGGCGCTTGCGCGGTTGCGTGAACGGCTGGATTCGCTTGATCCGTTCGAATTGACGGCCCTGCACGATCTTGTGACACTTCCCGGATCTCTGATCCTCGGGCTTGCGGTTTTTTATGGCCGTCTCACAGCGGAAGAAGCCTTCGCATTATCGCGGATAGATGAGGAATATCAGGCGGAAAACTGGGGTCATGACGATGAGGCCGCAGAGGCTGCCGCCAACCGCCGCATAGCCATGCTGAATGCCGAGCGGCTTCTGGGACTGCTGCGTTCCTGA
- a CDS encoding DUF6314 family protein translates to MDLLSRFLGRWRLRRDISTGARFEGTALISRSGQGAAYAEEGQLLLPGQVQLRATRDFIWRQEAGVIAVFFPDGRFFHSFDPDAPTPRARHHCAPDIYDVAYDFSGWPVWSSVWHVEGPRKSYVIRSVYDADALTAPRQGAKAAP, encoded by the coding sequence ATGGATCTGCTGAGCCGTTTTCTGGGGCGATGGCGGCTCAGGCGGGATATTTCGACCGGAGCGCGGTTCGAGGGTACGGCGCTGATATCCCGATCCGGGCAGGGTGCTGCCTATGCGGAAGAGGGACAGTTGCTGCTTCCGGGGCAGGTGCAACTTCGGGCCACGCGTGATTTCATATGGCGTCAGGAGGCTGGCGTGATCGCGGTTTTTTTCCCGGATGGCCGCTTCTTTCACAGCTTCGATCCGGATGCGCCGACGCCTCGGGCACGTCATCATTGTGCGCCGGATATCTATGATGTCGCCTATGATTTCTCCGGATGGCCCGTCTGGTCGTCGGTCTGGCACGTCGAGGGGCCGCGCAAATCCTATGTTATCCGCAGTGTTTACGATGCGGATGCGTTGACAGCGCCCCGGCAAGGGGCCAAGGCTGCGCCATGA
- a CDS encoding RluA family pseudouridine synthase, translating to MSGVQTIRIPGEEGDQRLDRWLKKRFPQLTQGAVEKMCRKGELRVDGGRVKANTRIEAGQEVRIPPLPDAPPPRVETAKIPESDARMIEASVIWKDQHIIAINKPPGLPSQGGSGQGNRHVDGLSEALKFGYKEKPKLVHRLDKDTSGILLLARTDRIARLLSEAFRARTTRKIYWAAVAGVPSPRMGTVRFGLVKTGGHGRGGEGEKMVAIHPRDIASTEGAKRATTDYAVLDNLAQRVSWCALVPVTGRTHQLRAHMAELGHPIVGDGKYGGSGQENLGDGWGAQLGGEISRKLHLHARSISFVHPVTKQSVNLTAPLPDHMKRTWKTLGWYENDVPADPFEDI from the coding sequence ATGAGTGGTGTTCAGACGATCCGCATCCCGGGCGAGGAAGGCGATCAGCGGCTGGATCGCTGGCTGAAGAAGCGCTTTCCGCAGCTTACTCAGGGTGCAGTCGAAAAAATGTGCCGGAAGGGAGAGCTTCGCGTCGATGGGGGCCGGGTGAAGGCGAATACGCGGATCGAGGCCGGGCAGGAGGTGCGCATCCCGCCTCTGCCGGACGCGCCGCCGCCCCGGGTGGAGACCGCGAAGATCCCCGAGAGCGATGCACGGATGATCGAAGCCTCGGTGATCTGGAAGGATCAGCATATTATCGCCATCAACAAGCCGCCCGGCCTGCCCTCGCAAGGCGGCTCGGGTCAGGGTAACCGCCATGTCGACGGGCTGAGCGAGGCGCTGAAATTCGGCTATAAGGAAAAGCCCAAGCTGGTTCACCGGCTGGACAAGGATACGTCGGGCATTCTGCTTCTGGCCCGGACAGACCGCATCGCGCGGTTGCTGTCCGAGGCGTTTCGTGCCCGCACCACCCGCAAGATCTACTGGGCCGCTGTTGCAGGTGTTCCCAGTCCGCGCATGGGCACGGTCCGTTTCGGACTGGTCAAGACTGGCGGGCATGGGCGCGGCGGAGAGGGCGAAAAGATGGTCGCCATCCATCCGCGCGACATTGCCTCGACCGAAGGTGCCAAGCGGGCCACCACGGATTATGCCGTGCTGGATAATCTGGCGCAGAGGGTCAGCTGGTGTGCGCTTGTGCCGGTGACGGGACGGACGCATCAACTGCGTGCGCATATGGCCGAGCTTGGTCATCCGATTGTGGGTGACGGCAAATATGGCGGCTCGGGGCAGGAAAATCTGGGCGATGGCTGGGGGGCGCAGCTTGGCGGAGAGATCAGCCGCAAGCTGCATCTGCATGCCCGCAGCATTTCCTTCGTGCATCCGGTCACGAAGCAGTCTGTCAATCTGACCGCTCCTCTGCCGGATCACATGAAACGGACCTGGAAAACGCTTGGCTGGTATGAAAACGACGTGCCCGCCGACCCGTTCGAGGACATCTGA
- a CDS encoding amino acid ABC transporter permease, which yields MSEIHAQSVPYVRDTMLPPAAPPSRQTGVVRWLRMNLFSGWFNTVLTILGIGIIWFLFHHFWPWLSHSVWKADSVQQCREIIAARWGEGATGGCFAVIRERWHQYLFGFYPRAGYWRPIMTMGLLFIAITPVLFSVSPAIRRWVLAATGLITILLMGVAETPDWSVILMWALFGIALLMAEYAPRRLFIFTVLYPVVAIWLLWGGSLWYPLMLLAGFAVGYGVIRAVPPRRSGLATFLAIAAAVIWWLFLAEPVSGLLQDMAAMRLMPVDSNDFGGFLLAVVIGVSGIAMSLPLGIVLALARRSDMFLVHIFSVIFIEFIRGVPLITLLFVASLLLNYFLPPGTNFDIILRVIIMVTIFAAAYMAEVIRGGLAALPRGQYEAADSLGLNYWQAQRLIILPQALKISIPGIVGTFIGMFKDTTLVGLIGLFDPLKGISDFVRSNFAWKGIYWEPFIFVGLIFFVICFSMSRYSMYLERRLSRENR from the coding sequence ATGAGCGAAATTCACGCCCAGTCCGTTCCTTATGTCCGCGACACGATGCTGCCGCCCGCCGCGCCGCCCTCGCGGCAGACAGGAGTGGTCCGCTGGCTACGCATGAATCTGTTCTCGGGCTGGTTCAACACGGTTCTGACGATACTGGGCATCGGGATTATCTGGTTTCTGTTCCATCATTTTTGGCCGTGGCTGTCCCATTCCGTCTGGAAAGCCGACAGCGTCCAGCAATGCCGCGAGATCATCGCCGCCAGATGGGGGGAGGGCGCGACCGGAGGGTGTTTCGCCGTTATCCGGGAACGCTGGCATCAATATCTGTTCGGCTTCTATCCCCGCGCCGGATACTGGCGCCCGATCATGACGATGGGGCTGCTGTTCATCGCGATCACGCCGGTTCTGTTCTCGGTCAGCCCGGCAATCCGCCGCTGGGTTCTGGCGGCGACCGGGCTGATCACCATTCTGTTGATGGGCGTCGCGGAAACCCCGGACTGGTCCGTGATTCTGATGTGGGCTCTGTTCGGCATTGCGCTGCTGATGGCGGAATATGCGCCGCGCCGGTTGTTCATCTTCACGGTCCTTTATCCGGTAGTCGCAATCTGGCTGCTCTGGGGTGGCAGCCTGTGGTATCCGCTGATGCTGCTGGCGGGCTTTGCCGTCGGCTATGGCGTGATACGCGCGGTGCCGCCGCGCCGTTCCGGGCTGGCGACGTTTCTGGCCATTGCGGCTGCCGTCATCTGGTGGCTGTTTCTGGCCGAACCCGTGTCCGGCCTGTTGCAGGACATGGCCGCGATGAGGTTGATGCCGGTGGATTCCAACGATTTCGGAGGGTTTCTGCTGGCCGTGGTGATCGGGGTTTCAGGGATCGCCATGTCTCTGCCTCTGGGGATCGTCCTGGCCCTTGCGCGGCGCTCCGACATGTTTCTGGTTCATATCTTCTCGGTTATTTTCATCGAGTTCATCCGGGGCGTGCCGCTGATCACGCTTCTTTTCGTGGCCTCGCTTCTGCTGAATTACTTCCTTCCGCCGGGGACGAATTTCGACATTATCCTGCGCGTCATCATCATGGTGACGATCTTCGCCGCCGCCTATATGGCCGAGGTGATCCGCGGTGGGCTGGCGGCGTTGCCGCGCGGGCAATATGAGGCCGCGGATTCGCTTGGGCTGAATTACTGGCAGGCGCAGCGGCTGATTATCCTGCCGCAGGCGTTGAAGATCTCGATTCCGGGGATTGTCGGCACGTTTATCGGCATGTTCAAGGATACGACGCTTGTGGGGCTGATCGGGCTGTTCGATCCGCTGAAGGGGATCTCGGATTTCGTTCGCTCGAACTTCGCCTGGAAGGGCATTTACTGGGAGCCGTTCATTTTCGTCGGCCTTATTTTCTTTGTCATCTGCTTCTCGATGTCGCGTTATTCGATGTATCTCGAACGCCGACTGAGCCGCGAAAACCGCTAG
- a CDS encoding replication-associated recombination protein A, with amino-acid sequence MADLFDNPPEPQFGSGPDTSLRAAPLADRIRPRSLSDVIGQGKVLDREGPLGAMLAAGSLSSLILWGPPGVGKTTIARLLADETDLKFVQISAIFSGVPELRKVFEAAKLRRQQGGGTLLFVDEIHRFNKAQQDSFLPHMEDGTILLVGATTENPSFELNAALLSRAQVIVLDRLSLADLELLAQRAEKEFGRALPLTGAAREALLEMADGDGRAALNLIEQVMAWKTDTPLDPDALSARLMRRAAKYDKSGDEHYNLISALHKSVRGSDPDAALYWLARMLEGGEDPRYLARRITRMAIEDIGLADPAAQRHCLDAWALYERLGSPEGELALAQAVIYLALAPKSNAGYMAFSAAKREAKKTGSLMPPAHILNAPTKLMKEQGYGAGYAYDHEAEDAFSGQNYFPEGVKRPVFYTPVERGFERELKKRLDWFVTQRAKRGS; translated from the coding sequence ATGGCCGATTTGTTTGATAACCCTCCGGAACCGCAATTCGGTTCCGGACCTGATACCAGCCTCCGTGCGGCTCCGCTGGCGGACCGGATCAGGCCGCGCTCGCTGTCCGATGTGATCGGGCAGGGGAAGGTGCTTGACCGCGAAGGCCCTCTGGGCGCGATGCTGGCGGCGGGCAGCCTGTCCTCGCTGATCCTGTGGGGGCCTCCGGGCGTCGGGAAGACCACGATCGCGCGACTTCTGGCGGATGAAACCGATCTGAAATTCGTGCAGATCAGCGCGATTTTCTCTGGTGTCCCGGAACTGCGCAAAGTGTTCGAGGCCGCGAAGCTGCGCCGTCAGCAGGGCGGCGGGACGCTGCTTTTCGTCGATGAGATCCACCGTTTCAACAAGGCTCAGCAGGATAGTTTCCTGCCGCATATGGAAGATGGCACGATCCTTCTTGTCGGCGCGACCACCGAAAACCCCAGCTTCGAACTGAATGCGGCGCTGTTGTCGCGTGCTCAGGTGATCGTGCTGGACAGGCTCAGCCTTGCCGATCTTGAGTTGTTGGCGCAGCGTGCCGAAAAGGAATTCGGTCGCGCCCTGCCGCTGACCGGTGCCGCGCGTGAGGCATTGCTGGAAATGGCGGATGGCGATGGCCGCGCGGCGCTGAACCTGATCGAGCAGGTGATGGCGTGGAAAACCGACACACCGCTTGACCCGGATGCGCTGTCTGCGCGGCTGATGCGGCGGGCGGCGAAATATGACAAGTCGGGGGATGAGCATTACAACCTGATCTCGGCCCTGCATAAATCCGTGCGCGGCAGCGATCCGGATGCGGCGCTGTACTGGTTGGCCCGCATGCTGGAAGGGGGCGAAGATCCCCGATATCTCGCCCGCCGCATCACCCGCATGGCGATTGAGGATATCGGCCTGGCCGATCCGGCGGCGCAGCGGCATTGCCTGGATGCATGGGCGCTGTATGAGCGGCTCGGCAGCCCCGAAGGCGAACTGGCGCTTGCGCAGGCGGTGATCTATCTGGCGCTCGCGCCGAAATCCAATGCCGGATATATGGCCTTCAGCGCCGCCAAAAGAGAGGCGAAGAAAACCGGCAGCCTGATGCCGCCTGCCCATATCCTCAACGCGCCGACAAAGCTGATGAAAGAGCAGGGATATGGCGCGGGTTATGCCTATGACCATGAGGCAGAGGACGCGTTCAGCGGGCAGAACTACTTCCCCGAAGGCGTGAAACGCCCGGTGTTCTACACCCCGGTTGAGCGTGGCTTCGAGCGTGAGCTGAAAAAGCGGCTGGACTGGTTCGTCACGCAACGCGCGAAACGTGGAAGTTGA
- a CDS encoding acyl-homoserine-lactone synthase, whose translation MQTTTISFANMHTHGELFANILRARRQSFIVQNNWDLPQAEGMEFDQYDTPASRWVAVHERGEVLAGIRLTPTTAHCGIYSYMIRDAQRGILGGSIPQNLLFDEAPVDDYIWESSRVFVSHAVPMGIRRKVHAQLIDGLNQAARELGATRHIGLINSNWPRWYRRCGMEGEAMGPVMQFDDGEFQVVATNLVQKLH comes from the coding sequence ATGCAGACGACGACAATTTCCTTCGCCAATATGCACACTCACGGTGAACTTTTTGCCAATATTCTTCGTGCACGCAGACAGAGCTTTATCGTCCAGAATAATTGGGACCTCCCGCAAGCAGAGGGGATGGAGTTCGACCAGTACGATACCCCCGCATCGCGTTGGGTTGCTGTCCATGAACGCGGTGAGGTGCTTGCCGGCATCCGCCTGACCCCAACAACTGCACATTGCGGCATTTACTCCTACATGATCCGTGATGCCCAGCGTGGTATTCTGGGCGGCTCAATCCCGCAGAACCTCCTCTTTGACGAGGCTCCGGTCGATGACTACATCTGGGAATCCAGCCGTGTTTTCGTCAGCCATGCCGTGCCGATGGGGATTCGCCGCAAGGTGCATGCCCAGTTGATTGACGGGCTTAATCAAGCCGCGCGAGAGCTTGGCGCGACCCGTCATATCGGGTTGATCAACTCGAATTGGCCGCGTTGGTATCGCCGTTGCGGTATGGAGGGCGAGGCGATGGGGCCGGTCATGCAGTTCGACGATGGCGAATTCCAGGTCGTCGCGACGAATTTGGTTCAAAAGCTACACTGA
- a CDS encoding pyridoxamine 5'-phosphate oxidase family protein: MTEDLKKEFWKRLESIRTGMLEVDGRFLPMSHNLIEGDPNLWFITAKDTPMAQAAEQGARARYLICSDGKGVYADIEGVLAVSSDMQKLDEIWNIVASSWFEEGKRDPDLLLVSYAPGKAETWMSEAGALGFLYQVAKSKISGEKPDMGAHTTLDLG, translated from the coding sequence ATGACGGAAGACCTTAAGAAAGAGTTCTGGAAACGCCTCGAGTCGATCCGTACGGGAATGCTTGAGGTGGATGGCCGTTTCCTGCCGATGTCGCATAATCTCATCGAAGGCGACCCGAATCTGTGGTTCATCACGGCAAAGGATACGCCGATGGCTCAGGCGGCGGAGCAGGGTGCGCGGGCGCGTTACCTGATCTGCAGCGATGGCAAGGGGGTATATGCCGATATTGAGGGCGTATTGGCGGTGTCCTCGGATATGCAGAAACTGGATGAGATCTGGAATATCGTCGCGTCGAGCTGGTTCGAGGAAGGCAAGCGCGATCCGGATCTTTTGCTGGTCAGCTATGCTCCCGGCAAGGCCGAGACATGGATGAGCGAAGCGGGGGCGCTTGGGTTTCTATATCAAGTGGCGAAGTCCAAAATCAGCGGCGAAAAACCCGATATGGGAGCGCATACCACCCTCGATCTGGGCTGA